One Papio anubis isolate 15944 chromosome 9, Panubis1.0, whole genome shotgun sequence genomic window carries:
- the FKBP4 gene encoding peptidyl-prolyl cis-trans isomerase FKBP4 isoform X1 yields the protein MTAEEMKATESGAQSAPLPIEGVDISPKQDEGVLKVIKREGTGTEMPMIGDRVFVHYTGWLLDGTKFDSSLDRKDKFSFDLGKGEVIKAWDIAIATMKVGEVCHITCKPEYAYGSAGSPPKIPPSATLVFEVELFEFKGEDLTEEEDGGIIRRIRTRGEGYAKPNEGAIVEVALEGYYKDQLFDQRELRFEIGEGENLDLPYGLERAIQRMEKGEHSIVYLKPSYAFGSVGKEKFQIPPNAELKYELHLKSFEKAKESWEMNSEEKLEQSTIVKERGTVYFKEGKYKQALLQYKKIVSWLEYESSFSSEEAQKAQALRLASHLNLAMCHLKLQAFSAAIESCNKALELDSNNEKGLFRRGEAHLAVNDFELARADFQKVLQLYPNNKAAKTQLAVCQQRIRRQLAREKKLYANMFERLAEEENKAKAEASSGDHPTDTEMKEEQKSNTAGSQSQVETEA from the exons ATGACAGCCGAGGAGATGAAGGCGACCGAGAGCGGGGCGCAGTCGGCGCCGCTGCCCATTGAGGGAGTGGACATCAGCCCCAAACAGGACGAAGGCGTGCTGAAG gTCATCAAGAGAGAGGGCACAGGTACAGAGATGCCCATGATTGGGGACCGAGTCTTTGTCCACTATACTGGCTGGCTATTAGATGGCACAAAGTTTGACTCCAGTCTGGATCGCAAGGACAAATTCTCCTTTGACCTGGGAAAAG GGGAGGTCATCAAGGCTTGGGACATTGCCATAGCAACCATGAAGGTGGGGGAGGTGTGCCACATCACCTGCAAACCAGAATATGCCTACGGTTCAGCAGGCAGTCCTCCAAAGATTCCCCCCAGTGCCACGCTTGTATTTGAG GTGGAGTTGTTTGAGTTTAAGGGAGAAGATCTGACAGAAGAGGAAGATGGCGGAATCATCCGCAGAATACGGACTCGCGGTGAAGGCTATGCTAAGCCCAATGAGGGTGCTATCGTGGAGG TTGCACTGGAAGGGTACTACAAGGACCAGCTCTTTGACCAGCGGGAGCTCCGCTTTGAGATTGGCGAGGGGGAGAACCTGGATCTGCCTTATGGTCTGGAGAGGGCCATTCAGCGCATGGAGAAAGGAGAACATTCCATTGTGTACCTCAAGCCCAG CTATGCTTTTGGCAGTGTTGGGAAGGAAAAGTTCCAAATCCCACCAAATGCCGAGCTGAAATATGAATTACACCTCAAGAGTTTTGAAAAG GCCAAGGAGTCTTGGGAGATGAATTCAGAAGAGAAGTTGGAACAGAGCACCATAGTGAAAGAGCGGGGCACGGTGTACTTCAAG GAAGGCAAATACAAGCAAGCTTTACTACAGTATAAGAAGATTGTGTCCTGGCTGGAGTATGAGTCTAGTTTTTCCAGTGAGGAAGCACAGAAGGCACAGGCCCTTCGACTGGCCTCTCACCTCAACCTGGCCATGTGTCATCTGAAACTACAGGCCTTCTCTGCGGCCATCGAAAGCTGTAACAAG GCCCTAGAACTGGACAGCAACAATGAGAAGGGCCTCTTCCGCCGGGGAGAGGCCCACCTGGCCGTGAATGACTTTGAACTGGCACGGGCTGATTTCCAGAAGGTCCTGCAGCTCTACCCCAACAACAAAGCCGCCAAGACCCAGCTGGCTGTGTGCCAGCAGCGGATCAGAAGGCAGCTTGCCCGGGAGAAGAAGCTCTATGCCAATATGTTTGAGAGGCTGGCTGAGGAGGAGAACAAG
- the FKBP4 gene encoding peptidyl-prolyl cis-trans isomerase FKBP4 isoform X2: protein MPMIGDRVFVHYTGWLLDGTKFDSSLDRKDKFSFDLGKGEVIKAWDIAIATMKVGEVCHITCKPEYAYGSAGSPPKIPPSATLVFEVELFEFKGEDLTEEEDGGIIRRIRTRGEGYAKPNEGAIVEVALEGYYKDQLFDQRELRFEIGEGENLDLPYGLERAIQRMEKGEHSIVYLKPSYAFGSVGKEKFQIPPNAELKYELHLKSFEKAKESWEMNSEEKLEQSTIVKERGTVYFKEGKYKQALLQYKKIVSWLEYESSFSSEEAQKAQALRLASHLNLAMCHLKLQAFSAAIESCNKALELDSNNEKGLFRRGEAHLAVNDFELARADFQKVLQLYPNNKAAKTQLAVCQQRIRRQLAREKKLYANMFERLAEEENKAKAEASSGDHPTDTEMKEEQKSNTAGSQSQVETEA, encoded by the exons ATGCCCATGATTGGGGACCGAGTCTTTGTCCACTATACTGGCTGGCTATTAGATGGCACAAAGTTTGACTCCAGTCTGGATCGCAAGGACAAATTCTCCTTTGACCTGGGAAAAG GGGAGGTCATCAAGGCTTGGGACATTGCCATAGCAACCATGAAGGTGGGGGAGGTGTGCCACATCACCTGCAAACCAGAATATGCCTACGGTTCAGCAGGCAGTCCTCCAAAGATTCCCCCCAGTGCCACGCTTGTATTTGAG GTGGAGTTGTTTGAGTTTAAGGGAGAAGATCTGACAGAAGAGGAAGATGGCGGAATCATCCGCAGAATACGGACTCGCGGTGAAGGCTATGCTAAGCCCAATGAGGGTGCTATCGTGGAGG TTGCACTGGAAGGGTACTACAAGGACCAGCTCTTTGACCAGCGGGAGCTCCGCTTTGAGATTGGCGAGGGGGAGAACCTGGATCTGCCTTATGGTCTGGAGAGGGCCATTCAGCGCATGGAGAAAGGAGAACATTCCATTGTGTACCTCAAGCCCAG CTATGCTTTTGGCAGTGTTGGGAAGGAAAAGTTCCAAATCCCACCAAATGCCGAGCTGAAATATGAATTACACCTCAAGAGTTTTGAAAAG GCCAAGGAGTCTTGGGAGATGAATTCAGAAGAGAAGTTGGAACAGAGCACCATAGTGAAAGAGCGGGGCACGGTGTACTTCAAG GAAGGCAAATACAAGCAAGCTTTACTACAGTATAAGAAGATTGTGTCCTGGCTGGAGTATGAGTCTAGTTTTTCCAGTGAGGAAGCACAGAAGGCACAGGCCCTTCGACTGGCCTCTCACCTCAACCTGGCCATGTGTCATCTGAAACTACAGGCCTTCTCTGCGGCCATCGAAAGCTGTAACAAG GCCCTAGAACTGGACAGCAACAATGAGAAGGGCCTCTTCCGCCGGGGAGAGGCCCACCTGGCCGTGAATGACTTTGAACTGGCACGGGCTGATTTCCAGAAGGTCCTGCAGCTCTACCCCAACAACAAAGCCGCCAAGACCCAGCTGGCTGTGTGCCAGCAGCGGATCAGAAGGCAGCTTGCCCGGGAGAAGAAGCTCTATGCCAATATGTTTGAGAGGCTGGCTGAGGAGGAGAACAAG